The Dickeya poaceiphila DNA window CAACCCGGCGATGAAGTCATCATGCCGAGCTATACCTTCGTTTCGACCGCCAATGCTTTTGTGCTGCGTGGCGCCACCATTGTGTTTGTCGATATCCGTCCCGATACCCTCAATCTTGATGAAAACCATATTGAAGCGGCGATTACAAAAAAGACGCGCGCCATTGTGGTGGTGCATTACGCCGGGGTGGGTTGCGAGATGAGCGCTATCATGGCGTTGGCGCAACAGTACGGCCTTTTTGTGGTGGAGGATGCGGCACAGGGGATGATGTCGCATTATCAGGACCGGCCTTTGGGCGCTATCGGCCATATCGGTTGTTTTAGTTTTCACGAAACCAAGAATTACACCGCCGGCGGCGAAGGCGGTGCGACGCTGATTAACGACCCTGAACTGGCGGCGCGCGCCGACATTATCCGTGAGAAAGGCACCAACCGCAGCCAGTTTTTTCGTGGACAGGCGGATAAGTACACCTGGCGCGATATCGGCTCCAGTTATCTGATGGCGGATATTCAGGCCGCTTACCTGTGGGGGCAACTGGAGGTGGCGCAGCGTATTCATGACCGGCGTCTGACGTTATGGCAACACTATGCGCGGGCATTTGCACCGCTGGCGGCGCTGGGTCGGGTGACATTGCCGGTGATTCCGGCAGACTGCCGTCACAATGGTCACCTGTTTTTCCTGCGTCTGCGTGATGAGGCAGAACGCTCAGCGTTTATCAGCCATATGAAAGAAGCGGACATACTGGCGGTGTTCCACTACATTCCTTTGCATTCCAGTCCGGCTGGTCGGCAATTTGGGCGCTTTGTCGGCGAAGATAGGCATACTACGCGGGAAAGCGAACGGCTGGTACGTCTGCCGTTGTTCTACAACTTGTCTGATCTTAACCAGCGTACTGTCATCCATTCGGCGCTGAGTT harbors:
- the rffA gene encoding dTDP-4-amino-4,6-dideoxygalactose transaminase, with protein sequence MIPFNAPPVVGSELEYMRAAMRSGKISGDGAFTRRCQQWLEHYSGSGKVLLTPSCTASLEMAALLLNIQPGDEVIMPSYTFVSTANAFVLRGATIVFVDIRPDTLNLDENHIEAAITKKTRAIVVVHYAGVGCEMSAIMALAQQYGLFVVEDAAQGMMSHYQDRPLGAIGHIGCFSFHETKNYTAGGEGGATLINDPELAARADIIREKGTNRSQFFRGQADKYTWRDIGSSYLMADIQAAYLWGQLEVAQRIHDRRLTLWQHYARAFAPLAALGRVTLPVIPADCRHNGHLFFLRLRDEAERSAFISHMKEADILAVFHYIPLHSSPAGRQFGRFVGEDRHTTRESERLVRLPLFYNLSDLNQRTVIHSALSFFS